In Monomorium pharaonis isolate MP-MQ-018 chromosome 3, ASM1337386v2, whole genome shotgun sequence, a genomic segment contains:
- the LOC105833333 gene encoding C1GALT1-specific chaperone 1 produces MRFRKQKSIFLVGWGFGFILPLLLVSLKSIFVTDLIVDQDPPWQPEYYLNKKSRHEEIVLQLWKDGVNETSDFKSITYRTWLTAQNLQLYKIDLDEYLYGPQEGNESMEWNWLKKQVSVTCVVFVEKLKLGKSIKATWGKRCNNIYFFGHRLKDSEVPVINVDIKIVSSWQLLCEAMNYIRNNRVDKLEWIIFVKDDTVVITENLRYMVAPLDHRQDYYLGHPVVLWGQTYNVAQSGYVLSKGALEKIVQMFNTTEKCMRGGRYWKKEDYYLGKHLSSLGIHPSDTRDQYLRGTFHGYSLQNLLWGVVKPDSYFTHAIYPIEGECCSPISVTFSVSEPDKMHMLNYLLYQLRVLNGESRFGNVSAEVPVREENVWKMALQEEFNLTHLSNISSDAYFEIWHSRYAGPGQLKIAKNYRITSDALNCLLMNFKARNRSVLNCKTKNVTDSTRN; encoded by the exons ATGCGTTTCCGAAAGCAGAAATCGATATTTCTGGTCGGCTGGGGATTTGGTTTTATCCTTCCGCTATTACTTGTTTCATTGAAAAGTATATTCGTGACCGATTTAATCGTTGATCAAGATCCACCGTGGCAACCTGAGTACtacctaaataaaaaatctcgcCACGAGGAGATTGTTTTGCAACTTTGGAAAGATGGAGTGAACGAGACGTCTGACTTCAAAAGCATTACATATCGTACCTGGTTGACAGCGCAAAACTtgcaattatacaaaatagatCTGGACGAGTATTTGTACGGTCCGCAAGAAGGAAATGAGAGCATGGAATGGAATTGGCTGAAAAAGCAAGTGTCTGTCACGTGTGTGGTTTTTGTGGAAAAGCTTAAGCTTGGAAAATCGATCAAAGCCACGTGGGGCAAACgctgcaataatatatatttctttggacACCGTTTAAAAGATTCGGAAGTGCCTGTTATCAATGTagacataaaaattgtatcttcTTGGCAGCTGTTATGTGAAGCTATGAATTACATTAGGAACAATAGAGTAGACAAACTAGAATggattatatttgtaaaagacGATACTGTTGTCATAACAGAAAATCTGCGCTACATGGTCGCCCCATTAGACCACAGGCAAGACTATTATTTGGGTCATCCGGTGGTTCTGTGGGGTCAGACTTACAACGTTGCTCAATCTGGCTATGTTCTTAGTAAAGGAGCACTGGAGAAAATAGTGCAAATGTTCAATACTACGGAAAAATGTATGAGAGGTGGAAGGTATTGGAAAAAGGAAGATTATTATCTGG GAAAGCACCTGTCGTCTTTAGGTATACATCCGTCCGATACCAGAGATCAGTACTTAAGAGGCACTTTCCATGGTTATTCCTTACAAAATCTTCTGTGGGGCGTCGTGAAGCCGGACAGCTATTTCACACATGCCATATACCCGATAGAAGGAGAATGCTGCTCGCCGATATCTGTAACTTTTAGCGTCAGTGAGCCAGATAAAATGCACATGCTTAATTATCTGTTGTATCAATTGCGTGTATTGAATGGTGAAAGCCGATTTGGTAATGTTTCGGCTGAGGTTCCAGTACGCGAAGAGAAT GTTTGGAAGATGGCACTGCAAGAAGAATTCAATCTCACacatttaagtaatatatCCAGTGATGCTTACTTCGAAATATGGCATTCGAGATACGCCGGACCAgggcaattaaaaattgctaaaaattaTCGGATTACATCAGATGCGCTAAATTGTTTACTGATGAATTTCAAAGCGCGAAATAGATCTGTGCTTAATTGTAAGACTAAAAATGTCACTGACAGTACAAGAAACTGA